Proteins co-encoded in one Yamadazyma tenuis chromosome 1, complete sequence genomic window:
- a CDS encoding uncharacterized protein (EggNog:ENOG503P7YG; COG:K) has product MSVFPQSQYPFGYQYPIYYSYSQVPQPPAVGQLNQFPPQGQIIPQSGFYGQVPTAGAGGPVAPHYLANGSGSPGAGSPGTLHLPFYYYNNINEKKSKSSTTWTAKEDKLLRELKENQKLGWRDISTFFNDRTPNACQFRWRRIISSISKTTESEGPANSATISTATSAIVSTKMAKSRSSSISSMLNPHLSQP; this is encoded by the exons ATGAGTGTATTTCCTCAACTGCAATATCCTTTCGGATACCAGTACCCCATATACTACAGCTACAGCCAGGTGCCCCAGCCACCAGCAGTAGGTCAATTAAACCAATTTCCTCCTCAGGGCCAGATAATACCACAATCAGGCTTCTATGGCCAAGTACCCACGGCAGGTGCTGGTGGACCTGTGGCCCCCCACTACCTTGCCAATGGGTCTGGATCGCCTGGTGCTGGCTCGCCAGGCACGTTGCATCTCCCGTTCTACTATTATAATAATATCAACGAAAAGAAGTCCAAGCTGTCAACCACCTGGACAGCTAAAGAAGACAAACTTTTGAGAGAGTTGAAAGAGAACCAGAAGTTGGGATGGCGTGATATCCTGACATTTTTCAATGACAGGACACCCAATGCATGCCAATTCAGATGGAGAAGAATCATACTGTCTATCAGCAAGACTACTGAGAGCGAAGGCCCCGCGAACTCTGCTACTATTTCCACGGCCACCTCCGCAATCGTCTCGACCAAAATGGCCAAGTCCCGGTCGTCATCTATCAGCAGCAT GTTGAACCCTCACTTGTCGCAACCTTAA
- a CDS encoding AAA-domain-containing protein (EggNog:ENOG503NUE2; COG:O): MFQRKRPPQLTVQEELRQTYADCCNLSIKNLTLEEDNRVEDALKGWKSLHTSLLFKLELFEKSITKMGQEELDVFNELRSIRDQNVKHLIRVQLRMDELNRRQLKSASTTSVASSTSGKSNMTVPSLRSGSGGMRNLSNGNVQKKKMLKSLRQQPQQSSLKSKHNQHQANTAANVSWQKPSITVVDTGDDDEAFDDFDQDLAVGWDKISDEDAHTPPNLIDLDGDYFQLSHSMENLSLKPKSRHSSMSSNSNSSPNNSIMNLQPLRPEKPQSKSTPDIRPHGNGDVPSGAGSKTSTKSQVPASSEKKYIYNKPKPMNISRLMKKPQTPSTSSTSPKKAATSTKPKATAPARLGPAPIKKSNITYNYVSSSKKSTRAESPTPTSTPVPAKKQASDESSESDENEDFDMRDLLNPKVQNKVIESVRGIDVDAAKSILNDIVVHGDEVYWEDIVGLDNAKNSLKEAVVYPFLRPDLFKGLREPTRGMLLFGPPGTGKTMLARAVATESKSTFFSITASSITSKYLGESEKLVRALFVLAKRLSPSIVFIDEIDSLLGSRNEGELESTRRIKNEFLIQWSELSSSTTKEDDANELKHQVLILGATNMPWSIDEAARRRFVKRQYIPLPEDETRANQVKRLLKYQKHTLEDADFQEIIKLTAQFSGSDITALCKDSAMGPLRSLGELLLSTPTEEIRPMNMDDFRNSLKFIKPSVSYESLSKYEDWAKKFGSSGV; the protein is encoded by the coding sequence ATGTTTCAACGGAAAAGACCGCCGCAGCTAACGGTGCAAGAGGAGCTCAGGCAGACATACGCCGACTGCTGTAACCTCagcatcaagaacttgaccctagaagaagataatCGGGTGGAAGATGCTTTAAAAGGCTGGAAATCACTACATACGTCActtttgttcaagctcGAACTATTCGAGAAAAGCATCACAAAAATGGGCCAGGAAGAGCTCGATGTGTTCAATGAGTTGCGTTCCATCCGGGACCAGAACGTCAAGCATCTTATCCGTGTACAATTGAGAATGGACGAATTAAATAGGAGACAACTCAAATCTgcttccaccacctccgTGGCCAGTTCTACCTCCGGTAAATCCAACATGACGGTTCCATCGTTGCGCCTGGGGTCGGGAGGTATGAGAAACCTAAGCAATGGCAACGTGCAAAAAAAGAAGATGCTCAAGTCGTTGAGACAGCAACCTCAGCAGAGCTCATTAAAGTCAAAGCATAACCAGCATCAAGCCAACACGGCCGCCAATGTGTCGTGGCAGAAGCCTTCTATAACCGTGGTGGACACCGGGGACGACGACGAAGCGTTTGACGACTTTGACCAGGACCTCGCGGTGGGGTGGGACAAAATCAGCGACGAAGACGCCCACACGCCGCCGAATTTAATCGACTTGGACGGTGACTACTTCCAGCTCAGCCATTCAATGGAGAATTTGAGCCTCAAGCCCAAATCTCGCCATTCCAGCATGAGCAGCAACTCGAATTCATCTCCCAACAACTCGATCATGAACTTGCAACCGTTACGACCAGAGAAGCCCCAGAGCAAAAGCACACCAGATATACGTCCCCATGGCAATGGAGATGTCCCCAGTGGCGCCGGCTCCAAAACATCGACCAAGTCTCAAGTCCCAGCATCTTCAGAAAAGAAGTATATCTACAATAAGCCCAAGCCGATGAACATTAGTCGGCTTATGAAGAAGCCTCAAACCCCCCTGACGTCATCTACATCACCGAAGAAGGCCGCTACTAGTACCAAACCAAAGGCAACAGCCCCTGCTAGATTGGGGCCTGCCCCAATAAAGAAGTCGAATATTACTTACAACTACGTTTCTTCCTCAAAGAAGAGCACTCGGGCCGAGTCACCAACGCCCACGTCTACACCGGTGCCTGCAAAAAAGCAAGCCAGTGATGAGTCGAGTGAGTCGGATGAAAATGAGGACTTTGACATGCGAGATCTCCTAAACCCAAAGGTGCAGAATAAGGTGATTGAGCTGGTCAGAGGTATCGATGTGGATGCAGCCAAGCTGATTCTTAACGACATTGTGGTGCACGGAGACGAAGTGTACTGGGAAGACATTGTCGGGTTGGACAACGCAAAGAACTCGTTGAAAGAAGCAGTGGTGTATCCGTTTTTGCGGCCGGATTTGTTCAAGGGCTTGAGAGAACCTACTCGAGGTATGCTACTTTTTGGGCCTCCTGGGACCGGTAAAACGATGTTGGCACGGGCGGTGGCCACTGAGAGTAAGTCAACATTCTTCTCCATCACCGCCTCGTCCATTAcgtccaagtacttgggaGAAAGTGAAAAATTGGTCAGGGCGTTGTTTGTTCTCGCCAAAAGATTATCACCATCTATTGTGTTTATCGACGAAATCGACTCGTTGCTTGGGTCCAGAAACGAAGGAGAGCTCGAGTCCACCCGCCGAATCAAAAACGAGTTTTTGATCCAATGGAGTGAATTGAGCagttccaccaccaaggaGGACGATGCCAATGAGCTCAAACATCAGGTTTTGATCCTCGGGGCCACCAACATGCCGTGGTCAATTGACGAGGCAGCACGAAGAAGGTTCGTCAAGAGACAGTACATCCCGTTACCCGAAGATGAAACTCGGGCGAATCAAGTGAAAAGGCTTCTCAAGTACCAAAAACACACTCTCGAAGACGCAGATTTTCAAGAGATTATTAAATTGACCGCTCAATTTAGCGGAAGCGACATCACAGCTTTATGCAAGGATAGTGCGATGGGGCCTTTACGGTCGCTTGGAGAATTGCTCTTGCTGACACCTACCGAGGAGATCCGACCCATGAACATGGATGACTTTCGCAACAGCTTAAAGTTTATAAAGCCAAGTGTTCTGTACGAGAGTCTAAGTAAATATGAAGATTGGGCTAAGAAGTTTGGATCTCTGGGAGTATGA
- the HOS3 gene encoding histone deacetylase (COG:B; EggNog:ENOG503NX84): MSLKDDLKDNDSEDSLISQFETTLTIRSTANDYEDDVSMAHSTFYNHSGYMRDQTIPIYEEDEDDDDEVIHPAEIIQFKGKRTNRLKTTSAVKVKHEDPRAIDLKIERDREWEKDRGTRSRSNSTKSRSSSNSRSSKSPSPPPIPELIWEETQKYEKILKPSSLIDTSLSKFTNTFSDFLKSNPQIERDSPKFRKESDRTLVVLSPYSAEHAFGRKWVTKSYLATIFERPQRLLASCIGIAAALTMYPFFYKIVNSTKRGSIFSSHVLKIHGKNWPRKLYELCLESHEKLAEGNLEVPEDWNTGDIYLIPKTINAIEGVIGAIETGIDSLFKQNYNLSFIVIRPPGHHSHACLPSGFCLLNNVQIGIEYAFENYDVSHVAILDIDLHHGDGSQDICWERAGFTGDYGKDEDEDLELGFEPRDEYGKRFARYPKVGYFSLHDVKSYPTELGYATKENIKNASTCIMDHDLNIWNVHLQEWEDEDEFYKHYKTKYVSILNRVNQFLNQAKKQHELEFQQYLINKKNGSLNSNSKDKPPMAFKPMIVISAGFDASEYENPQMQRHGINVPTSFYSKFTNDAVKLSKIHNSKLISFLEGGYSDGALTTGIFSHLIGLTNSVNAHMEGDKVDSNLWNSTWGSDFVMKELTKGCKKNWMPYKQPKTDVTIWANEAIKLGRSMMPNAVLPNNYIYQYKEEGAGDIPNRMVKDLIDADTRINEDGGPRHTRSYLKKLALAQQKE, from the coding sequence ATGTCATTGAAAGACGACCTCAAGGATAATGACAGTGAAGACTCGCTTATCTCCCAGTTCGAGACTACTTTGACCATCAGGTCCACTGCCAACGACTACGAAGATGACGTTTCCATGGCTCACTCCACCTTCTACAATCACTCCGGTTATATGAGAGATCAGACGATCCCCATCTATGAGGAGGATGAggatgacgacgacgagGTGATACATCCAGCAGAGATCATTCAGTTCAAAGGTAAGCGAACCAACCGTCTCAAAACAACTAGCGCTGTGAAGGTGAAACATGAAGACCCCAGAGCAATAGACCTCAAGATCGAGCGTGACAGAGAATGGGAAAAGGATCGAGGCACCCGGTCGCGGTCCAACTCGACCAAGTCCCGGTCCAGCTCAAACTCTCGCTCCAGCAAGAGCCCCAGTCCGCCACCGATTCCAGAACTTATATGGGAAGAGACCCAAAAGTAcgagaagatcttgaagcCTTCGAGTTTAATTGACACATCGTTGTCAAAGTTTACAAACACCTTCAGcgacttcttgaaatccAACCCACAAATAGAGCGTGACTCGCCCAAGTTTAGGAAGGAGAGTGACAGAACCCTTGTGGTGTTATCGCCCTACTCAGCTGAACACGCATTTGGCAGAAAATGGGTCACCAAGTCGTATCTAGCCACCATTTTCGAGCGCCCACAACGTTTACTAGCATCTTGCATAGGCATTGCGGCGGCATTGACCATGTACCCGTTCTTCTACAAGATCgtcaactccaccaaaagaGGGTCTATTTTTTCATCGCATGTATTGAAGATTCATGGCAAAAACTGGCCCCGAAAGCTATACGAACTATGTCTAGAAAGCCACGAGAAGCTCGCGGAGGGAAACTTGGAGGTTCCAGAAGATTGGAATACCGGTGACATATACTTGATTCCAAAAACCATCAATGCCATTGAAGGGGTTATAGGAGCCATTGAAACGGGTATCGACTCTTTATTCAAGCAGAACTACAATTTGTCCTTCATTGTGATCAGGCCGCCTGGCCACCACTCCCATGCATGTTTGCCAAGCGGGTTCTGTTTGTTGAATAATGTCCAGATTGGTATTGAATATGCGTTTGAAAACTACGATGTTAGTCATGTGGCCATTCTTGACATCGATTTGCACCACGGGGACGGGTCTCAGGATATTTGTTGGGAAAGAGCCGGATTCACCGGCGATTATGGAAAGgacgaagatgaggatcttgaacttggattCGAACCCAGAGATGAATATGGAAAACGGTTTGCTCGATACCCCAAGGTCGGGTACTTTTCTTTGCACGATGTAAAGTCATACCCCACGGAATTGGGCTACGCCACAAAGGAAAACATCAAGAATGCCTCTACCTGCATCATGGATCATGATTTGAACATTTGGAAcgttcatcttcaagaatgggaagatgaagacgaattCTACAAGCACTATAAGACTAAGTACGTATCGATTCTCAACAGAGTCAACCAGTTCTTGAACCAAGCCAAGAAGCAGCACGAATTGGAGTTCCAACAGTACTTGATAAATAAGAAGAATGGTAGcttgaactccaacagCAAAGATAAGCCTCCTATGGCCTTCAAGCCCATGATAGTCATATCGGCAGGGTTCGATGCTTCTGAGTATGAAAACCCCCAGATGCAACGCCATGGGATCAATGTGCCGACATCGTTCTactccaagttcaccaaCGATGCTGTCAAATTATCCAAAATCCATAACTCAAAGCTCATATCTTTCTTGGAAGGAGGATATTCGGACGGGGCGTTGACCACTGGTATCTTTTCTCATTTGATAGGCTTGACCAACAGTGTCAATGCTCATATGGAAGGAGATAAGGTTGACTCCAATCTCTGGAACTCTACGTGGGGATCAGATTTTGTCATGAAGGAGTTGACCAAgggttgcaaaaaaaattGGATGCCATACAAACAGCCCAAGACCGATGTGACCATCTGGGCCAACGAAGCCATCAAGCTCGGCCGGTCGATGATGCCAAACGCGGTTCTACCCAACAATTATATCTACCAatacaaagaagaaggagcCGGGGACATTCCTAACCGAATGGTCAAAGACCTTATTGATGCGGACACCAGGATTAATGAAGATGGTGGGCCCCGGCATACCCGGTCCTACCTCAAGAAACTAGCATTAGCACAGCAAAAAGAATAG
- the BEM3 gene encoding Rho GTPase activating protein (EggNog:ENOG503NVRI; COG:T) yields the protein MDEVTPSHPNFDRSKLSDKEYIERLLFEIKELKSTLVRKDQLIQSLQGNGDSISDEPKKPESDIPQRSARRKIKESSADEQKLEPAEQMEVVPVSNSQSHSLAEENHLQKDVSMTSIQSDLSMGNISTSTSLDHPSGDARTLDGEIHSNRSSIYSDEGAKGISNVSEVTDETTPVFANDSTINDPVENSAIEDSALESEVSEVSEAQLEHRSLEEQDASGHLRPSKSSDPQNSANTSGIFQHKNHSASSFQSYRSRIKLPPTLQQQAQVKAASHQPGPGQSLTPTELSPNLAPLSQQQNVHHSPESQAFTYSPSLQQSPSVEPPRIPLPESPSKAAKNNVLLSGKSLPHSKTFKDLNIQTLKVTVPSPNREGNALRSPAVLNYQQPTNATNTSFPPGPHQFGQPIDALTRVDYPKPAGEEYKEIPRTPEAFYNSRALDEAEFNQGNLPEDTTSNMSSPVVPYSQYSQVSPATGYSYRGGLDYESESIRTPITTDFTSHDSIYNIRSASGSNRNLQAKNGGSNVMISNNSSYSVNRTMVNEDDGALFIKPEEFQTIALTVISTISNGNTQVQASTSSKRLDDIFITIAVNDRSTGKEMWRIKKSLNQLIAFDNEIRPTVEYFGLPVLPDKSLFFSTTPNKIDVRISGLQNYFNTLFVMPHIPHLILFRICKYLSLDFVNPLDEFKSGSRKEGYLVRKYKGLGTSWKVRWCQVDGPVLELYDQPGGSLLEQINLKHCQIGRQSNDSVAEDKGYRHAFLIMESHKSSKLSNSFPKHFFCAENDYERDEWVNALIDMSLVVDSNSTSTANSIKDDIAGYNVNFQTPRNYGSDYQDEPDYTNKTKSPVPSNVSYQTMDSLEKEKPTDKKGKKRSIFPFRTKGSNPNSSTSQLFDASNLVDSDLSNAIASSPNANSSFTSNSSHQNGTSATVVEDSSIQSYLDKMGLDEQVNKSIFGRELVQAYEISHHNFLGREVPSIIYRCIEFLLKTGAVYEEGIFRLSGSASTIRQLKEAFNKKFDLDLFENELKPDMHTVSGLLKTYLRELPSPIVSDKGYSDLRNIVMNNGNTAATSLKFKDYFNNLNNLDRVYYDTSYIVLKFLKEIINNKDSNKMNLRNVCIVFVPTLNISLDVMSLLLIDFNCIFEDGDPIPDNQREDQNFKDLVSKANALDITSNTIDRGDSSILRDDVQNVHIYRGVYYSVIDYSLDGTYFSGTFTNEGGFYVTSDTDSITLNSNFDYVTVLSNSGEWAFNSIESATTPNFTVNASVSFSNTNTGTMWFGADGIGVPIMEVSSTSWENDGLMVFSLTTRSTGNVLLGSASSGTQTITNDGTICLINQVYNQTTKLQGSGCIDIGEDSSVFLFGSSSTYVDVDQTFYLSASDSSLRAVAQTTAHTYKVAGFGGGNHIGLTTRIYSHTYSNGVLTLNGGSFIPSKNVHFNIGTGYDSSLFVYDTYLFGNPSLTYSGNAVYYNGPIPAGSTSTDSCKVCLEMLVAPGESSSVSSSEASSSSEVLSSSEVSSSSEVSSSSEASSSSEASSSSEVSSSSEVSSSSEASSSSEASSSSEVSSSSEASSSSEVSSSSEVSSSSEASSSSEVSSSSEVSSSEVSSSSEVSSSSEVSSSSEVSSSSEASSSSEVSSYSEASSSSEVSSSSEVSSSSEASSSSEVSSSSEVSSSSEVSSSSEASSSSEVSSSSEVSSSSEVSSSSEASSSSKVSSSSEASSSSEASSSSEASSSSQTSSSSETSSSSKASSSEASSSSSYLSSCPECTEYTIGFTSTESNGAVITGEVDVIVSLDPEGNIITESSILNEATVSTICVKDCITVTNSQAVTVTEACPVCSHYQTTVVTEIDSVTVTIPCDVEVTTNTAGETVTFTHTLGECDVCKGYSTTIVTEIDSVTVTVPCAVSVTKNSAGKVYTTIIDTITIGGSDGESAGGSIGTVAGEIVAATSRESIAATSRESIAATGAATETIAAETVSATPVVPSAGSSNSGASSISKSWIMVVLGLFSFILI from the exons ATGGACGAGGTAACACCCTCCCACCCCAACTTTGATAGGTCCAAGCTCTCCGACAAAGAGTATATCGAGCGACTTTTGTTCGAGATTAAGGAGCTCAAGTCCACTTTAGTGAGAAAGGATCAACTCATACAAAGTTTACAAGGCAATGGAGATAGCATTTCGGACGAGCCCAAAAAGCCCGAGTCCGACATCCCCCAGCGATCTGCTAGACGTAAGATCAAGGAATCCAGTGCCGACGAACAGAAGCTTGAACCAGCTGAACAAATGGAGGTGGTGCCAGTTTCGAACTCTCAATCGCATTCGCTTGCAGAGGAGAACCATTTGCAAAAAGACGTTTCTATGACCTCGATTCAGAGTGACCTCTCCATGGGTAACATTTCCACGTCGACTTCGCTTGACCACCCGTCTGGCGATGCCAGGACGTTGGACGGAGAAATTCACTCGAATCGGTCGTCCATATACTCGGATGAAGGTGCCAAAGGCATTTCGAACGTGTCTGAGGTCACCGACGAAACGACTCCGGTATTTGCAAATGACAGCACCATCAATGACCCGGTGGAGAACTCGGCCATCGAGGACTCGGCCCTTGAAAGTGAAGTAAGTGAAGTAAGTGAAGCTCAACTCGAACACAGGTCTTTGGAGGAACAAGACGCCTCTGGCCATTTGCGGCCTTCCAAGTCAAGTGACCCCCAGAACAGTGCAAATACCAGTGGCATCTTCCAACATAAGAACCACAGTGCTAGTAGTTTTCAGTCGTATCGTTCGAGGATAAAATTACCTCCAACATTACAGCAACAGGCCCAAGTGAAGGCTGCTCTGCACCAGCCAGGTCCGGGCCAGAGCTTGACTCCAACAGAGTTATCGCCCAATCTCGCACCACTTTCCCAGCAACAGAACGTCCATCATCTGCCGGAGTCACAGGCTTTCACATACTCACCTTCTCTCCAACAATCCCCTCTGGTTGAACCTCCACGAATCCCGTTGCCCGAGTCCCCCAGTAAGGCGGCCAAAAACAACGTCTTACTCTCCGGAAAGTCTTTGCCACATAGCAAGACTTTTAAGGATTTGAATATCCAAACCCTCAAGGTCACTGTGCCATCTCCAAACCGAGAAGGAAACGCTTTAAGGTCTCCTGCGGTCTTGAACTATCAACAACCCACAAATGCGACGAATACTCTGTTTCCTCCTGGGCCtcatcaatttggccaGCCCATAGATGCTTTAACACGGGTCGATTATCCTAAACCTGCTGGTGAAGAGTATAAAGAAATACCTCGAACTCCAGAAGCCTTCTACAATAGTAGGGCCTTGGATGAGGCAGAGTTTAACCAGGGTAATCTCCCTGAAGATACCACCAGCAACATGTCATCCCCAGTGGTGCCCTATTCCCAGTATTCGCAAGTATCTCCTGCCACGGGATACAGTTATAGAGGTGGTTTGGACTATGAGAGCGAATCGATACGGACCCCCATCACCACTGATTTTACGTCTCATGATTCGATCTACAATATCCGAAGTGCATCAGGCTCGAATAGAAACTTGCAAGCAAAGAACGGAGGTCTGAATGTGATGATTTCGAATAACTCCAGTTATCTGGTCAACAGAACCATGGtgaatgaagatgatgggGCGTTGTTCATCAAACCTGAAGAGTTCCAAACTATTGCTCTCACCGTCATAAGCACCATTAGCAATGGTAATACCCAGGTTCAAGCCTCGACGTCCCTGAAGAGGCTAGATGATATTTTCATCACAATTGCTGTCAACGATAGGAGTACTGGTAAAGAGATGTGGAGAATCAAGAAATCgttgaaccagttgataGCCTTTGACAACGAGATCAGACCTACGGTCGAGTACTTTGGTTTGCCTGTTCTTCCCGACAAGTCGTTGTTCTTTTCTACCACTCCCAATAAGATTGACGTGAGAATCAGTGGTTTGCAGAATTACTTCAACACCTTATTTGTGATGCCCCACATCCCCCACTTAATTCTTTTCAGAATCTGCAAGTATTTGTCGTTAGATTTTGTGAATCCTTTGGACGAATTCAAGAGTGGTTCCAGAAAGGAAGGGTATTTGGTCAGAAAGTACAAAGGCTTGGGCACCAGTTGGAAGGTGAGATGGTGTCAAGTCGATGGACCTgtgttggagttgtatGACCAACCAGGAGGATCCTTGTTGGAGcagatcaacttgaagcaTTGTCAAATCGGCAGACAATCTAACGATTCAGTGGCCGAAGACAAAGGATATAGACATGCATTTTTAATCATGGAAAGCCACAAGAGTTCCAAATTGTCGAACTCGTTTCCAAAGCATTTCTTCTGTGCTGAAAATGACTATGAGCGAGATGAGTGGGTCAATGCATTGATAGACATGAGTCTCGTGGTTGACTCGAACTCCACGTCGACTGCAAACTCCATTAAAGATGACATTGCAGGGTATAACGTAAATTTTCAAACACCCCGAAACTATGGCTCTGACTACCAGGATGAACCGGATTATACGAACAAGACCAAATCTCCAGTTCCTTCAAACGTGTCGTATCAAACCATGGACagtcttgaaaaagaaaagCCCACCGACAAAAAGGGTAAGAAGAGAAGCATTTTCCCGTTCAGAACCAAGGGTTCTAACCCAAACTCTAGCACGAGCCAGTTGTTTGATGCCAGTAATCTTGTTGACAGTGACTTGAGCAATGCTATAGCGTCTTCCCCCAATGCTAATAGTTCGTTCACCAGCAATTCAAGTCACCAGAACGGCACTTCCGCCACTGTGGTCGAGGACTCTAGCATCCAACTGTACCTTGACAAGATGGGACTAGATGAACAGGTGAATAAACTGATTTTTGGCAGAGAACTAGTACAAGCGTACGAAATTTCCCATCACAATTTTCTTGGAAGAGAGGTCCCCAGCATCATCTACCGGTGTattgagtttttgttgaagactgGAGCCGTGTACGAAGAAGGAATCTTTCGATTGAGTGGATCTGCTTCAACTATTCGACAGTTGAAAGAAGcgttcaacaagaagtttgacCTTGACTTGTTCGAAAATGAATTGAAACCCGACATGCACACGGTTTCAGGATTGTTGAAGACGTACTTGCGGGAGTTACCATCACCCATCGTATCTGACAAAGGATATAGTGATTTGAGAAACATTGTGATGAACAACGGCAACACCGCTGCCACGTCgttgaaattcaaagactacttcaacaatctcAACAACCTCGACCGAGTGTACTACGACACCAGTTACATTgtgttgaagtttcttAAGGAGATCATCAATAACAAAGACTCAAACAAGATGAACTTGAGGAATGTGTGCATTGTGTTTGTTCCCACCCTTAACATCTCACTAGATGTGATGAGCTTGCTCTTGATTGACTTCAATTGCATTTTCGAGGACGGGGATCCTATCCCTGATAACCAAAGAGAA GACCAGAACTTCAAAGACCTCGTGTCGAAGG CTAATGCTTTGGATATCACTTCCAATACAATAGACAGGGgagattcttcaatacTCCGGGATGATGTCCAAAACGTTCACATTTACCGAGGTGTTTACTATTCCGTCATTGATTATAGCTTGGATGGGACATATTTTTCGGGAACATTCACCAATGAAGGTGGTTTTTACGTCACTTCTGACACTGACTCGATTACCTTGAATAGCAACTTTGATTATGTCACTGTTCTTTCAAACAGTGGAGAATGGGCTTTTAATTCCATCGAGTCTGCCACCACTCCAAATTTTACTGTGAATGCTTCCGTATCGTTTAGCAATACCAACACAGGTACCATGTGGTTCGGAGCTGATGGAATTGGTGTTCCAATTATGGAAGTATCCAGTACTTCGTGGGAGAATGACGGTTTAATGGTTTTCTCGTTGACCACTAGGTCTACAGGCAATGTCCTTTTGGGGTCGGCTCTGAGTGGAACTcaaaccatcaccaatgacGGTACCATTTGTTTGATTAACCAAGTTTATAACCAAACAACGAAGCTCCAAGGTTCTGGTTGtattgatattggtgaagattcTTCCGTCTTCTTGTTTGGATCCTCACTGACTTATGTTGACGTAGATCAAACATTTTACTTGAGTGCCTCAGATTCCTCTCTTCGTGCCGTTGCGCAAACGACTGCTCACACCTATAAAGTTGCTGGATTTGGGGGTGGAAATCATATAGGTCTTACCACTCGTATCTACAGTCACACTTATTCCAATGGTGTATTGACATTGAATGGGGGTTCCTTTATTCCCTCAAAAAATGTTCACTTCAATATTGGTACAGGTTATGATTCAAGTCTTTTTGTGTATGACACATATTTGTTCGGTAATCCTCTGTTAACATATTCAGGCAATGCCGTTTATTATAACGGTCCGATCCCAGCTGGTTCCACAAGTACAGATTCTTGTAAGGTATGTTTAGAAATGCTAGTGGCTCCAGGTGAATCAAGTAGTGTCAGTTCTAGTGAggcatccagttctagtgaagtattaagttctagtgaagtttcaagttctagtgaagtatcaagttctagtgaagcatccagttctagtgaggcatccagttctagtgaagtttcaagttctagtgaagtatcaagttctagtgaagcatccagttctagtgaggcatccagttctagtgaagtatcaagttctagtgaagcatccagttctagtgaagtatcaagttctagtgaagtatctagttctagtgaggcatccagttctagtgaagtatccagttctagtgaagtaTCATCTAGTGAGGtatccagttctagtgaagtatcaagttctagtgaagtatctagttctagtgaagtatcaagttctagtgaggcatccagttctagtgaagtaTCAAGTTatagtgaagcatccagttctagtgaagtatcaagttctagtgaagtatcaagttctagtgaagcatccagttctagtgaggtatccagttctagtgaagtatcaagttctagtgaagtatcaagttctagtgaggcatccagttctagtgaggtatccagttctagtgaagtatcaagttctagtgaagtatcaagttctagtgaggcatccagttctagtaAAGtatccagttctagtgaggcatctagttctagtgaggcatccagttctagtgagGCATCTTCGTCCAGCcaaacatcttcttccagcgaaacatcttcttccagcAAAGCCAGCTCTTCCGaggcatctagttcttcaagttacTTATCTTCCTGTCCTGAATGCACCGAGTACACCATTGGTTTCACGAGCACTGAATCAAATGGTGCTGTAATTACaggagaagttgatgtcATCGTTTCTCTCGACCCTGAAGGTAACATTATAACCgaatcttcaattcttAACGAAGCCACTGTTTCTACCATCTGTGTTAAAGATTGTATAACAGTTACCAACTCACAAGCTGTTACCGTGACTGAGGCTTGTCCAGTATGTTCCCATTACCAGACTACAGTGGTCACTGAAATTGACAGCGTTACTGTAACAATTCCTTGTGATGTGGAAGTTACGACAAACACGGCTGGGGAAACTGTTACCTTCACCCATACCTTGGGAGAATGTGACGTGTGCAAGGGATACCTGACGACGATTGTAACAGAAATCGACAGTGTGACTGTAACGGTTCCCTGCGCAGTTAGCGTCACTAAAAACTCTGCTGGTAAAGTTTATACTACCATCATTGACACTATTACTATTGGTGGAAGTGATGGTGAAAGTGCTGGTGGAAGTATTGGCACGGTTGCTGGTGAAATCGTTGCTGCTACCAGCAGAGAAAGCATTGCCGCTACCAGCAGAGAAAGCATCGCCGCTACCGGTGCCGCCACAGAAACCATTGCTGCTGAAACTGTGTCGGCTACCCCAGTCGTCCCCAGTGCTGGATCCAGTAACTCTGGAGCTTCTAGCATCTCAAAATCATGGATAATGGTTGTTCTTGGATTGTTTTCATTTATCTTAATTTGA